CATTGCATGTACGCCATCTCGGCACCGGCTGCGCGCATGTTCTGCAGAAACACAGCCGGTGAAAGTGCTTCGTAGCGGAAGGGTTGCCCCAATAACTCGGTCAAGATTGTCGCGATTTCGTCGTAGGATTTTGCGTCGTAGCCCAGCCGATAGGTTTTCCCAGCGTGGGTGTCGGGGTGTAGCAACGCCTGGCCAGCAACTGCGGCGACGTCATCGCCATCGACCCAACTGAACGGTGCATGGCCGGTATATTGCTGAATGACGCCAGCGTTCACCGCTTGGGTGCCGTCGTAGCTGAGTAGGTTCTGCATGAAGGCTTCCGGGCGTAGATGGGTAAACGTGAACCCCGCCCATTCAATGTAGCGCTCCACAAACTGATGCCAGGCCCAATGCCCCACCGTGGTGTCGTCACGTCCGCACGCGCCCAGATGCACGATGTGTTTCACCCCGGCCTGTTTCGCGCTATCGAGAAACGCCTTGCTCTGGCGCAGCATGTCCACGGTGTAGCCAGTGACCAGAAAGGCCCGGTCGATGCCTTCCAAGGCAGGGGCCAGCGTCTCTTCTCGATCAAAATCCAGCATGACCGTGCGAATACCCCTGGCTGCAAAAGCCTCGGCTTTGGCGGCTGAACGCACGGCTGCCACCAGCGTGATGGAGTCGTCGGCCTGCAGCTCGCGCAGCGTGGCGCTGCCAATCTGGCCGCTGGCGCCAGTAATAAGGACCGTCGGTTTGTGCAAAGACATGAACATACCCTTGTGGTGATGAATTCAGTGATTGCCAGCTTACCGATGAAAACAGGTCGGATTTACGATACGTTTTACCCAATGAAATGAACCAAATTCATCAATAGGAGGTTTATGTTTTCTTCCGAGCGCTTGAAAGGCATCGATGTATTTGTCTGTGCTGCGGATGCCGGCAGCTTCAAGACTGCTGCCGAGCGCATGAATTTGACGGGGTCGGCCATCAGCAAAAGCATTGCCCGGCTGGAGAGCAGGCTTGGGGTTCGGTTGTTCAATCGCACAACCCGCAGTTTGGCACTGACCGACGCCGGCACAGCGTTCTATCGCACGTGCACGGGTGTGCTGGGCAGCCTTGAAGAAGCAGAGTTGTCGCTGCACGCCGAGCACAGCGAGCCTCGCGGCAGGCTGCGCATCGACCTACCTGCGGCCTTCGGCCGTTTGCAGGCACTGCCGGTCATTCTGCGGTTCGCCCAGGATCACGCCTTGCTGCTGCCGCACATTTCGTTTTCTGACCGCTTCATCGACCCGGTCGAAGACGGCGTCGATATCGTCGTACGCGTTGGCGGCTCTGATGTCTGGCCGCCCGCACTGGGGCATCGCTACTTAGGCTGCGAGCGGCATATCTTTTGTGCGTCACCGGCCTATTTGAGCAAGCACGGCACGCCTTTGCATGACCGCGACCTGGAGCGTCACCACTGCATCGCCTACGGCCGAGCAGATGGAACGGTCAGCCCTTGGCGTTTTTCGGGAAGCCGGCCCGGCGAGACCGAGCGCAGGGTCATGCCCGCCCGCTATGTGTTGGGCGACGGAGAGGGCCAGGTAACGGCGGTACTGGCGGGATGTGGCATTGCACAGCTACCGACGTGGTTGATCAGCCGTCAGCTTGAGGACGGTACGTTGGTGGAGGTGCTTCCGCATTTGGCTACCGAAGGGTTGGCGATCAATCTGGTGTGGATCAAAAGCCGCCAGATGCTGCCCAAGGTCAGTGCTTTGCTCGACGCGCTCACCGCTGGCCTGGTGCTGCCGGGGCGGTGAAGGGGGCAGGTGTGGCACATTGGGGCTCGTGATCCAAGGTCCAATCGGTCAGGCGAGATTGAGAATGGCTCGCCTGTCACTCACAAACTGTTTGCAGGCGGCCTTTAACCATTCAGCAAAAATGTGTACGCGCTGGTCCTCATCGCCTCGGCGTAGCATGACATAGCGCGCAGGTGCGATGACCTGCTTTTTGAATGGGTCAATTAAACGCCCACTCATCAAATCATCATAAACCAGTGCAGCACGTCCCATGGCGATACCCTGCCCATTCAACGCTGCGCTGATCGCCAAACTGGAGAGGTTAAACTGAGGCCCCTCTATCGAACCTTGATAGTCTGGCATATGGGCGCCCAGCCACGTTCGCCACTCGATATATTCGGGCGCATCCATCCAAGGCGAAGCATCGTGTAGTAAAACGGCGTTAGCCAGCGAGATGTGGCCATCTACTTGCAGGTGCTCCTTGACATAGTTGGGCGTCGCTACCGGGATGAGGTATTCATCCATAATGAAATCCGCGTGCAGATAACTATAACTGACCGGGTCAAACCGGATGGCGACGTCGATGTCTAACGCATCCATCATATGCTTGTCTAATGACTGGAACTCCGCTTTGAGCCTCACAGAGATATCGGGCTCCTGACGATTGAAGTCCGTCAGCCGGGGCATAAGCCATTGCAACGTGAAGGAGGGAAGGCAATTTATTTGCAAGGGGGCGTTCAGCAGGCTGAGGCGGTTTATCGTTTGCTGCAACTCGTTAATGAGCCGAGAAGTCACTTCTATGAGCACAACGCCCTTCGACGTCAGCTCCAGCCCCCGGGGGTGACGCACGAATAACGGGTATCCGAGCCTGTTCTCCAGGTGTCTAATTTGTTGGCTAACTGCACTTTGCGTCAAGTTCAGCTCTGCGGCAGCGCGCGTGAAACTCAGCAAACGCCCCGACGACTCAAAACACCTGAGACCGCCTAACAGTGAGGTGTCCAGATTCGTACCCATAAGCCCACCTAATACCACCCTTAGAAACCATCGCTACCGACAGGCTGCCGATAGCCCTAGTATCCGTTGAAAACTATCCTATCGGGAACCGACGATGCACTGTGCAAAATTGGATGCAATTCTAGTAGAAAAACTTGTGGCAAAGCAGCCCCTGCTATGGTGCAACCCCCACCTGGCGGCGGGCGACCCCGGCTCCAATTCAATAGACCCTCGTGTTGACGAAGCGCGAGCGCGGCTTGATCGATGTGGCCCGCTGCTGGTGCAACTGTTCCCGGAACTGGTGACCAGCAAGGGTGTCATCGAATCTGCGCTCATGCCTGCCCGCCCATTCCAACAGGCAACGCTCCCAGGGTGCGAACAGCCTGGCCACTGGTTCATCAAGCGAGATGACCAGTTGCCAATCGCTGGGTCGATCAAAGCACGGGGCGGCTTCCATGAGGTGCTCGCTTTTGCAGAGAAGGTGGGAGCAGCGCAAGGCCTTTTTGCGCAGGGAGAAGATCACACAGTTCTGGCAAGCAAGAGAGCCAGAGCCCTTTTTTCACAGTACTCAGTGACGGTAGGCAGTACTGGAAACCTAGGCCTCAGTATTGGCGTGATGGCAGCCGCACTCGGTTTTGATGCAGTGGTCCATATGTCG
The sequence above is drawn from the Pseudomonas putida genome and encodes:
- a CDS encoding SDR family oxidoreductase; this translates as MSLHKPTVLITGASGQIGSATLRELQADDSITLVAAVRSAAKAEAFAARGIRTVMLDFDREETLAPALEGIDRAFLVTGYTVDMLRQSKAFLDSAKQAGVKHIVHLGACGRDDTTVGHWAWHQFVERYIEWAGFTFTHLRPEAFMQNLLSYDGTQAVNAGVIQQYTGHAPFSWVDGDDVAAVAGQALLHPDTHAGKTYRLGYDAKSYDEIATILTELLGQPFRYEALSPAVFLQNMRAAGAEMAYMQCVADNFKRIAARAIPGVEETFDNFVQITGREPVRWKAFIHKHRSAFAY
- a CDS encoding LysR family transcriptional regulator, coding for MFSSERLKGIDVFVCAADAGSFKTAAERMNLTGSAISKSIARLESRLGVRLFNRTTRSLALTDAGTAFYRTCTGVLGSLEEAELSLHAEHSEPRGRLRIDLPAAFGRLQALPVILRFAQDHALLLPHISFSDRFIDPVEDGVDIVVRVGGSDVWPPALGHRYLGCERHIFCASPAYLSKHGTPLHDRDLERHHCIAYGRADGTVSPWRFSGSRPGETERRVMPARYVLGDGEGQVTAVLAGCGIAQLPTWLISRQLEDGTLVEVLPHLATEGLAINLVWIKSRQMLPKVSALLDALTAGLVLPGR
- a CDS encoding LysR family transcriptional regulator, whose product is MGTNLDTSLLGGLRCFESSGRLLSFTRAAAELNLTQSAVSQQIRHLENRLGYPLFVRHPRGLELTSKGVVLIEVTSRLINELQQTINRLSLLNAPLQINCLPSFTLQWLMPRLTDFNRQEPDISVRLKAEFQSLDKHMMDALDIDVAIRFDPVSYSYLHADFIMDEYLIPVATPNYVKEHLQVDGHISLANAVLLHDASPWMDAPEYIEWRTWLGAHMPDYQGSIEGPQFNLSSLAISAALNGQGIAMGRAALVYDDLMSGRLIDPFKKQVIAPARYVMLRRGDEDQRVHIFAEWLKAACKQFVSDRRAILNLA